From a region of the Listeria monocytogenes ATCC 19117 genome:
- the hemW gene encoding radical SAM family heme chaperone HemW, which translates to MINTNQSSKESSAVYIHIPFCEHICYYCDFNKVFLEGQPVDEYVDLLIKEMELTAAKGPIAPVDTVFVGGGTPTTLNEAQIARLCTAIHNILPLKKDIEFSFEANPGDLSLSKLQAMQDHGVNRISMGVQSFNNELLKKIGRIHTVKDVYQSVENMRKIGFENVSIDLIFSLPGQTEADFQDTLKQALDLDLPHYSAYSLIIEPKTIFYNLMQKGKLFLPGQDAEANMYDLLLNEMEKHGRKQYEISNFAKEGFQSKHNITYWSNEHYYGFGAGAHGYVGNTRYSNFGPIKKYMEPLQKNILPTFQQKELTLKEKMEEEMFLGLRKVDGVDKKHFKQKFGQDLDATFANAIQKTTAKGWLENNEENVALTRSGRFLGNNVFQEFL; encoded by the coding sequence AAATACGAACCAATCGAGTAAGGAAAGTTCCGCGGTATATATCCATATTCCGTTTTGCGAACATATTTGCTATTACTGCGATTTTAATAAAGTATTCTTAGAAGGACAACCGGTCGACGAATACGTAGATTTACTAATTAAAGAAATGGAATTAACTGCTGCAAAAGGACCTATTGCGCCAGTCGACACTGTATTTGTTGGTGGGGGAACGCCTACAACCCTGAACGAAGCGCAAATTGCGAGACTTTGCACAGCCATCCATAACATTCTACCGCTCAAAAAAGATATCGAATTTTCCTTTGAAGCCAACCCAGGAGATCTTTCGCTATCTAAATTACAAGCCATGCAAGATCATGGCGTTAATCGTATCAGTATGGGAGTTCAAAGCTTCAACAATGAACTTCTCAAAAAAATTGGGCGCATTCATACTGTAAAAGATGTTTATCAATCTGTGGAAAATATGCGCAAAATCGGATTTGAAAATGTAAGTATTGATTTAATCTTTAGCTTGCCTGGTCAAACAGAAGCAGATTTCCAAGATACATTAAAACAAGCGCTTGACCTTGATTTACCGCATTACTCCGCCTATTCATTAATCATCGAACCAAAAACGATTTTTTATAACCTTATGCAAAAAGGAAAGCTTTTCTTACCTGGTCAAGATGCCGAGGCAAATATGTACGATTTACTTCTCAACGAAATGGAAAAGCACGGTCGTAAACAATATGAAATTAGTAATTTTGCCAAAGAAGGATTTCAGAGTAAACACAATATCACTTATTGGAGCAATGAACATTACTACGGATTTGGCGCCGGAGCACATGGCTATGTTGGCAATACACGTTATAGTAATTTCGGACCAATCAAAAAATACATGGAACCACTCCAAAAAAATATACTCCCAACATTCCAACAAAAAGAGCTTACATTAAAAGAAAAAATGGAAGAAGAAATGTTTTTAGGGCTTAGAAAAGTGGACGGCGTGGATAAAAAACATTTCAAACAAAAATTCGGCCAAGATTTAGATGCAACATTTGCGAATGCTATTCAAAAAACAACCGCAAAAGGCTGGCTCGAAAATAACGAAGAAAATGTGGCACTTACAAGAAGTGGAAGATTTTTAGGAAATAATGTTTTTCAAGAATTTCTCTAA